A single region of the Dunckerocampus dactyliophorus isolate RoL2022-P2 chromosome 3, RoL_Ddac_1.1, whole genome shotgun sequence genome encodes:
- the cdkl5 gene encoding cyclin-dependent kinase-like 5 isoform X2, whose translation MLRTLKQENIVELKEAFRRRGKLYLVFEYVERNMLELLEELPNGAPPDKVRSYIYQLIKAINWCHKNEIVHRDIKPENLLISSEDVLKLCDFGFARNLSEGTDANYTEYVATRWYRSPELLLGAPYGKAVDMWSVGCILGELSDGQPLFPGESEIDQLFTIQKVLGPLPAEQMKLFYNNPRFHGIRFPSVTHPQTLERRYQGILSGLMLDLMKNLLLLNPTERYLTEQSLNHPAFQPLRQVERERSSVASPNPSRSSKRKTHHHGENTVPTRSHSKTSSQRRSNSKECSSLPRHGDLHHLGNESFLNGNKPQSSLSPTLHPKSQYLSQTLNRSASSSKDLANNNLPHLLSPKEAKNKTEFDFNLVPSPKVSEQGHGAKYGLSKPPGTSRSQQQQQQQQGGRHTFLENKTNTLQSGGEKQHGRHSHSMADSAHGSMSSSSKSSASYLSLSKSHSALSDAKSVGNLSDGRLHHDDPNSNTTAAVGPSARFFPASCLDLNTSSGVPGVPPGSPSARHSDRSGHSPASRSSGNVRMESSTLDSSSRHKSRHKSLAPEEAKAPELLDPGGAGMPSTHTLPSPHESYHYGLGYTSPFSSQQRPQRHSMYVRRERHRPHGVESGMAGLPPPGQAIPTRASSLQLLSPQLQHRTALTGHSVSSSREDCTDGMSRNEQSPKDMSHPCAPIKDSTRDNTAAFHTQRPKNEVGMYHDPHGEEGVSSKENRMIFTESMPRRVGSFYRVPSPRPDNSSSFHEGVGQGRGPVVPVVPSNPVSMANHSKRQTAFDWTAAEAMVMNPPEPVKEKEKQGFFRAIKKKKKKTQITDMADGRNPSIKKSLFPLFSSKNSLKHNSAVKVLPVVPSPMVQQQPPPPYPSATAPPQEHLSLQRSSKSSSQHGNRRKNRERSRDREREQSRDRERDRERDRERERGRERVNDWPTDKAVDSHSQSQPLKSLRRLLHLSPSSSNQGQPPAPPPDLRFQPPLPNPPQPSSKAAYSEGRGHAESRGHPGVSSSSQAKSRKASYPLPGQLESAWHVSALQRADGAQFTAEQLGIKPGQNGPTFTRASRTRMPNLNDLKETAL comes from the exons ATGCTTCGCACACTAAAGCAGGAAAACATCGTGGAGTTGAAGGAAGCCTTTCGCCGGAGGGGGAAGCTCTACCTCGTCTTTGAATACGTCGAGAGG AACATGCTGGAGCTGCTGGAGGAACTGCCTAATGGTGCACCGCCTGATAAAGTCAGAAGCTACATCTACCAGCTTATCAAAGCCATCAACTGGTGTCACAAGAATGAGATTGTGCACAGAG ATATCAAACCAGAGAACCTGCTCATCAGCTCTGAGGATGTTCTCAAGCTATGTGACTTTG GTTTTGCACGTAACCTGTCAGAAGGAACAGATGCCAACTATACTGAGTATGTGGCCACCAGGTGGTACCGCTCACCTGAGCTACTGCTGGG GGCTCCCTATGGCAAGGCAGTGGACATGTGGTCAGTGGGGTGCATCCTCGGGGAGCTAAGTGATGGACAGCCCTTGTTTCCAGGGGAAAGTGAGATTGATCAG CTATTCACTATTCAGAAGGTCCTGGGACCGCTTCCTGCAGAGCAGATGAAACTCTTCTACAACAACCCTCGCTTTCATGGAATCAGG tTTCCCTCAGTTACGCACCCTCAGACACTGGAGAGAAGGTACCAAGGCATTTTAAGTGGTTTGATGTTGGATCTTATGAAG AACCTGCTGCTTCTCAACCCGACCGAACGCTATCTGACCGAGCAGAGTTTGAATCATCCAGCCTTCCAGCCTCTGAGGCAGGTGGAGAGAGAGAGGTCCTCGGTGGCCTCGCCCAACCCTTCACGCTCCTCTAAGAGGAAAACACACCATCATGGAGAGAACACAGTCCCTACAAG GAGTCACAGTAAGACCTCAAGCCAACGTCGCTCCAACAGCAAAGAATGTTCAAGTCTCCCACGCCATGGAGACCTCCATCACCTTGGCAACGAGAGTTTTCTAAATGGTAACAAACCCCAGTCGAGTTTGAGTCCAACGCTTCATCCTAAAAGTCAGTACCTGTCCCAGACCCTCAATCGCTCTGCCTCATCCAGCAAAGATCTGGCCAATAACAACCTGCCGCACCTCCTCAGTccaaaagaagccaaaaataaaacagagtTTGATTTCAATTTGGTACCCTCGCCTAAGGTGTCAGAACAGGGACACGGAGCTAAATATGGCCTCAGCAAGCCGCCCGGCACTTCTCGctctcaacaacaacaacagcagcagcaaggtgGACGCCACACTTTCCTGGAGAACAAGACCAATACCTTACAGTCAGGAGGAGAGAAACAACATGGCAGACACTCCCACAGCATGGCCGACTCTGCCCATGGATCCATGTCATCCTCCTCCAAGAGTTCGGCCTCTTATCTGAGCCTGTCCAAGAGCCATAGCGCTCTGAGTGATGCCAAATCTGTAGGGAACCTTAGCGATGGCCGACTTCACCATGACGACCCAAACTCCAACACGACAGCAGCGGTTGGACCCAGCGCCCGTTTTTTCCCTGCAAGCTGTCTCGACCTCAACACCTCTTCAGGGGTACCGGGGGTACCTCCTGGCAGCCCCTCAGCACGCCACAGCGATCGCTCCGGGCATAGCCCCGCCTCCCGTAGCAGTGGAAACGTCCGCATGGAGAGCAGCACGCTTGACTCGTCCTCCAGACACAAATCCAGACATAAATCTTTGGCTCCGG AGGAGGCTAAGGCTCCAGAGCTCTTAGACCCAGGGGGTGCGGGGATGCCCTCCACTCACACCCTTCCCTCCCCACATGAATCCTACCATTACGGCCTGGGTTATACGTCCCCCTTCTCCTCTCAGCAACGGCCTCAACGCCACTCCATGTATGTAAGGAGAGAGCGCCACCGGCCTCATGGTGTAGAATCCGGGATGGCAGGCTTGCCCCCACCCGGGCAGGCGATTCCGACACGGGCCAGTAGTCTGCAGCTCCTTTCACCACAGCTCCAGCACCGGACCGCCCTCACCGGGCACTCTGTGAGCTCCTCGAGGGAGGACTGCACTGACGGCATGAGCAGG AACGAACAATCCCCTAAAGACATGAGCCACCCTTGTGCCCCCATCAAAGACTCTACAAGGGACAACACTGCTGCTTTTCACACACAGCGCCCTAAAAATGAG GTGGGCATGTATCATGACCCTCATGGGGAGGAAGGAGTGTCCTCCAAGGAGAACCGGATGATATTCACTGAGTCTATGCCAAGGAGAGTTGGTAGCTTTTACAGag TACCTTCCCCCAGACCAGATAATTCCTCGTCTTTCCATGAGGGTGTTGGGCAGGGTCGAGGACCAGTGGTACCCGTTGTCCCTAGCAACCCTGTTTCCATGGCCAACCACTCCAAACGCCAGACCGCCTTTGATTG GACTGCTGCAGAAGCAATGGTGATGAATCCTCCAGAGCCAGTCAAAGAGAAGGAAAAACAAGGCTTCTTCCGAGCcatcaaaaagaaaaagaagaagacacAAATA ACAGACATGGCGGATGGGAGGAACCCGAGCATAAAGAAAAGTCTTTTCCCCCTCTTTAGCTCCAAGAACAGCCTCAAGCACAACTCAGCTGTCAAAGTCCTACCTGTGGTGCCCTCGCCAATGGTGCAACAGCAGCCTCCCCCACCCTACCCTTCAGCAACA GCACCTCCACAAGAACATTTGTCCCTACAGAGGAGCTCCAAGTCGTCATCTCAGCATGGTAACCGTCGGAAAAACCGAGAGCGATCCCGAGATAGAGAACGGGAGCAGAGCCGGGACCGggaaagagacagagagagagaccgagagagggagagaggtaGAGAGCGAGTGAATGACTGGCCAACTGACAAAGCAGTGGACTCACACTCGCAG AGCCAACCACTTAAGTCACTTCGTAGGCTCCTTCACCTCTCCCCTTCTTCCTCAAACCAAGGGCAACCCcctgctcctcctccagacCTGCGCTTCCAACCTCCTCTCCCCAACCCCCCTCAGCCCTCCTCCAAAGCAGCCTACTCTGAGGGTCGAGGGCACGCAGAGAGCCGCGGTCACCCCGGGGTGAGTAGCTCCTCCCAGGCCAAGAGCCGCAAGGCCAGCTACCCCCTGCCGGGACAGCTGGAGTCCGCTTGGCACGTGTCAGCGTTGCAGCGGGCCGACGGCGCTCAGTTCACAGCCGAACAGCTGGGCATCAAACCGGGGCAAAACGGACCCACCTTTACCCGTGCCTCCCGCACCAGAATGCCAAACCTCAATGACCTGAAGGAGACTGCCCTCTAA
- the rs1a gene encoding retinoschisin 1a, producing the protein MALNVRPVLPALLLLAAHVILSHAQEMDVSEAWTSKSCKCDCDGGVSPTEFSSIGSSVRGVDCMPECPYHKPLGFEAGSVSPEQITCSNQDQYSGWFSSWLPNKARLNSQGFGCAWLSKFQDSSQWLQIDLREVVVVSGILTQGRCDADEWVTKYSVQYRTDEKLNWIYYKDQTGNNRVFYGNSDRSSSVQNLLRPPIVARYIRILPLGWHTRIALRLELLLCMNKCA; encoded by the exons ATGGCTCTCAACGTGCGTCCTGTACTTCCTGCCCTGCTTCTTCTGGCAGCTCACG TGATCCTCAGCCATGCTCAAGAG ATGGATGTATCTGAGGCGTGGACCAGCAAGTCTTGCAAATGCGACTGTGACGGAGGAGTGTCGCCGACGGAGTTCTCCTCCATCGGCTCCTCAGTGCGTGGAGTGGATTGTATGCCAG AGTGTCCGTACCACAAGCCTCTGGGCTTTGAAGCTGGATCAGTGAGTCCAGAGCAAATCACCTGCTCCAACCAGGATCAGTACAGTGGATGGTTTTCCTCTTGGCTCCCAAACAAGGCACGACTCAACAGTCAAGGCTTCGG ATGTGCATGGCTCTCCAAGTTCCAGGACAGCAGCCAATGGCTGCAGATTGACCTGAGGGAGGTGGTTGTGGTCTCAGGGATCCTCACTCAGGGCCGCTGTGATGCAGACGAGTGGGTCACCAAGTACAGCGTGCAGTATCGCACTGACGAAAAACTCAACTGGATCTACTACAAGGACCAGACTGGAAACAACAGG GTGTTCTACGGGAATTCCGACCGTTCGTCATCTGTACAGAACCTTTTGCGGCCACCCATCGTGGCGCGCTATATCCGCATCCTTCCTCTCGGATGGCACACACGCATTGCGCTGCGTCTGGAGCTGCTGCTCTGCATGAACAAATGTGCCTGA
- the cdkl5 gene encoding cyclin-dependent kinase-like 5 isoform X1: MNKFEVLGIVGEGAYGVVLKCRHKETNELVAIKKFKDSEENEEVKETTLRELKMLRTLKQENIVELKEAFRRRGKLYLVFEYVERNMLELLEELPNGAPPDKVRSYIYQLIKAINWCHKNEIVHRDIKPENLLISSEDVLKLCDFGFARNLSEGTDANYTEYVATRWYRSPELLLGAPYGKAVDMWSVGCILGELSDGQPLFPGESEIDQLFTIQKVLGPLPAEQMKLFYNNPRFHGIRFPSVTHPQTLERRYQGILSGLMLDLMKNLLLLNPTERYLTEQSLNHPAFQPLRQVERERSSVASPNPSRSSKRKTHHHGENTVPTRSHSKTSSQRRSNSKECSSLPRHGDLHHLGNESFLNGNKPQSSLSPTLHPKSQYLSQTLNRSASSSKDLANNNLPHLLSPKEAKNKTEFDFNLVPSPKVSEQGHGAKYGLSKPPGTSRSQQQQQQQQGGRHTFLENKTNTLQSGGEKQHGRHSHSMADSAHGSMSSSSKSSASYLSLSKSHSALSDAKSVGNLSDGRLHHDDPNSNTTAAVGPSARFFPASCLDLNTSSGVPGVPPGSPSARHSDRSGHSPASRSSGNVRMESSTLDSSSRHKSRHKSLAPEEAKAPELLDPGGAGMPSTHTLPSPHESYHYGLGYTSPFSSQQRPQRHSMYVRRERHRPHGVESGMAGLPPPGQAIPTRASSLQLLSPQLQHRTALTGHSVSSSREDCTDGMSRNEQSPKDMSHPCAPIKDSTRDNTAAFHTQRPKNEVGMYHDPHGEEGVSSKENRMIFTESMPRRVGSFYRVPSPRPDNSSSFHEGVGQGRGPVVPVVPSNPVSMANHSKRQTAFDWTAAEAMVMNPPEPVKEKEKQGFFRAIKKKKKKTQITDMADGRNPSIKKSLFPLFSSKNSLKHNSAVKVLPVVPSPMVQQQPPPPYPSATAPPQEHLSLQRSSKSSSQHGNRRKNRERSRDREREQSRDRERDRERDRERERGRERVNDWPTDKAVDSHSQSQPLKSLRRLLHLSPSSSNQGQPPAPPPDLRFQPPLPNPPQPSSKAAYSEGRGHAESRGHPGVSSSSQAKSRKASYPLPGQLESAWHVSALQRADGAQFTAEQLGIKPGQNGPTFTRASRTRMPNLNDLKETAL; the protein is encoded by the exons GAAACCAATGAGCTTGTGGCCATTAAGAAGTTCAAAGACAGCGAAG AAAATGAGGAGGTCAAGGAGACGACCCTTCGTGAGCTGAAGATGCTTCGCACACTAAAGCAGGAAAACATCGTGGAGTTGAAGGAAGCCTTTCGCCGGAGGGGGAAGCTCTACCTCGTCTTTGAATACGTCGAGAGG AACATGCTGGAGCTGCTGGAGGAACTGCCTAATGGTGCACCGCCTGATAAAGTCAGAAGCTACATCTACCAGCTTATCAAAGCCATCAACTGGTGTCACAAGAATGAGATTGTGCACAGAG ATATCAAACCAGAGAACCTGCTCATCAGCTCTGAGGATGTTCTCAAGCTATGTGACTTTG GTTTTGCACGTAACCTGTCAGAAGGAACAGATGCCAACTATACTGAGTATGTGGCCACCAGGTGGTACCGCTCACCTGAGCTACTGCTGGG GGCTCCCTATGGCAAGGCAGTGGACATGTGGTCAGTGGGGTGCATCCTCGGGGAGCTAAGTGATGGACAGCCCTTGTTTCCAGGGGAAAGTGAGATTGATCAG CTATTCACTATTCAGAAGGTCCTGGGACCGCTTCCTGCAGAGCAGATGAAACTCTTCTACAACAACCCTCGCTTTCATGGAATCAGG tTTCCCTCAGTTACGCACCCTCAGACACTGGAGAGAAGGTACCAAGGCATTTTAAGTGGTTTGATGTTGGATCTTATGAAG AACCTGCTGCTTCTCAACCCGACCGAACGCTATCTGACCGAGCAGAGTTTGAATCATCCAGCCTTCCAGCCTCTGAGGCAGGTGGAGAGAGAGAGGTCCTCGGTGGCCTCGCCCAACCCTTCACGCTCCTCTAAGAGGAAAACACACCATCATGGAGAGAACACAGTCCCTACAAG GAGTCACAGTAAGACCTCAAGCCAACGTCGCTCCAACAGCAAAGAATGTTCAAGTCTCCCACGCCATGGAGACCTCCATCACCTTGGCAACGAGAGTTTTCTAAATGGTAACAAACCCCAGTCGAGTTTGAGTCCAACGCTTCATCCTAAAAGTCAGTACCTGTCCCAGACCCTCAATCGCTCTGCCTCATCCAGCAAAGATCTGGCCAATAACAACCTGCCGCACCTCCTCAGTccaaaagaagccaaaaataaaacagagtTTGATTTCAATTTGGTACCCTCGCCTAAGGTGTCAGAACAGGGACACGGAGCTAAATATGGCCTCAGCAAGCCGCCCGGCACTTCTCGctctcaacaacaacaacagcagcagcaaggtgGACGCCACACTTTCCTGGAGAACAAGACCAATACCTTACAGTCAGGAGGAGAGAAACAACATGGCAGACACTCCCACAGCATGGCCGACTCTGCCCATGGATCCATGTCATCCTCCTCCAAGAGTTCGGCCTCTTATCTGAGCCTGTCCAAGAGCCATAGCGCTCTGAGTGATGCCAAATCTGTAGGGAACCTTAGCGATGGCCGACTTCACCATGACGACCCAAACTCCAACACGACAGCAGCGGTTGGACCCAGCGCCCGTTTTTTCCCTGCAAGCTGTCTCGACCTCAACACCTCTTCAGGGGTACCGGGGGTACCTCCTGGCAGCCCCTCAGCACGCCACAGCGATCGCTCCGGGCATAGCCCCGCCTCCCGTAGCAGTGGAAACGTCCGCATGGAGAGCAGCACGCTTGACTCGTCCTCCAGACACAAATCCAGACATAAATCTTTGGCTCCGG AGGAGGCTAAGGCTCCAGAGCTCTTAGACCCAGGGGGTGCGGGGATGCCCTCCACTCACACCCTTCCCTCCCCACATGAATCCTACCATTACGGCCTGGGTTATACGTCCCCCTTCTCCTCTCAGCAACGGCCTCAACGCCACTCCATGTATGTAAGGAGAGAGCGCCACCGGCCTCATGGTGTAGAATCCGGGATGGCAGGCTTGCCCCCACCCGGGCAGGCGATTCCGACACGGGCCAGTAGTCTGCAGCTCCTTTCACCACAGCTCCAGCACCGGACCGCCCTCACCGGGCACTCTGTGAGCTCCTCGAGGGAGGACTGCACTGACGGCATGAGCAGG AACGAACAATCCCCTAAAGACATGAGCCACCCTTGTGCCCCCATCAAAGACTCTACAAGGGACAACACTGCTGCTTTTCACACACAGCGCCCTAAAAATGAG GTGGGCATGTATCATGACCCTCATGGGGAGGAAGGAGTGTCCTCCAAGGAGAACCGGATGATATTCACTGAGTCTATGCCAAGGAGAGTTGGTAGCTTTTACAGag TACCTTCCCCCAGACCAGATAATTCCTCGTCTTTCCATGAGGGTGTTGGGCAGGGTCGAGGACCAGTGGTACCCGTTGTCCCTAGCAACCCTGTTTCCATGGCCAACCACTCCAAACGCCAGACCGCCTTTGATTG GACTGCTGCAGAAGCAATGGTGATGAATCCTCCAGAGCCAGTCAAAGAGAAGGAAAAACAAGGCTTCTTCCGAGCcatcaaaaagaaaaagaagaagacacAAATA ACAGACATGGCGGATGGGAGGAACCCGAGCATAAAGAAAAGTCTTTTCCCCCTCTTTAGCTCCAAGAACAGCCTCAAGCACAACTCAGCTGTCAAAGTCCTACCTGTGGTGCCCTCGCCAATGGTGCAACAGCAGCCTCCCCCACCCTACCCTTCAGCAACA GCACCTCCACAAGAACATTTGTCCCTACAGAGGAGCTCCAAGTCGTCATCTCAGCATGGTAACCGTCGGAAAAACCGAGAGCGATCCCGAGATAGAGAACGGGAGCAGAGCCGGGACCGggaaagagacagagagagagaccgagagagggagagaggtaGAGAGCGAGTGAATGACTGGCCAACTGACAAAGCAGTGGACTCACACTCGCAG AGCCAACCACTTAAGTCACTTCGTAGGCTCCTTCACCTCTCCCCTTCTTCCTCAAACCAAGGGCAACCCcctgctcctcctccagacCTGCGCTTCCAACCTCCTCTCCCCAACCCCCCTCAGCCCTCCTCCAAAGCAGCCTACTCTGAGGGTCGAGGGCACGCAGAGAGCCGCGGTCACCCCGGGGTGAGTAGCTCCTCCCAGGCCAAGAGCCGCAAGGCCAGCTACCCCCTGCCGGGACAGCTGGAGTCCGCTTGGCACGTGTCAGCGTTGCAGCGGGCCGACGGCGCTCAGTTCACAGCCGAACAGCTGGGCATCAAACCGGGGCAAAACGGACCCACCTTTACCCGTGCCTCCCGCACCAGAATGCCAAACCTCAATGACCTGAAGGAGACTGCCCTCTAA